A section of the Solitalea canadensis DSM 3403 genome encodes:
- a CDS encoding carboxypeptidase regulatory-like domain-containing protein, protein MKKVMLGLVALTGLSAGLFAFTAAENSGIKGTVVPAEGASQVWAIAGTDTLKSAVSAGAFEFSNIKAGNYKVVVDAVEPLKDVQFDVSVPENKVVNVGEIKLAQ, encoded by the coding sequence ATGAAAAAAGTAATGTTAGGTTTAGTTGCGTTGACGGGATTGTCAGCGGGACTTTTCGCGTTCACCGCAGCTGAAAACTCAGGTATTAAAGGTACGGTAGTTCCAGCAGAAGGTGCAAGTCAGGTTTGGGCAATTGCTGGTACAGATACATTAAAATCTGCTGTATCTGCTGGTGCATTTGAGTTCAGTAACATTAAAGCAGGCAACTACAAAGTTGTTGTAGATGCGGTAGAGCCACTAAAAGACGTACAATTTGATGTTTCAGTACCTGAAAATAAAGTTGTAAACGTTGGCGAAATTAAATTGGCCCAATAA
- a CDS encoding DUF1572 family protein — MKTVAAVFIENIKFLFSSQKTLGDKTFAQLSEVEMHFTSYPDTNSIAIIIQHIAGNIEIKIH; from the coding sequence ATGAAAACAGTCGCAGCAGTTTTTATTGAAAATATAAAGTTCCTTTTTTCATCGCAGAAAACATTAGGAGATAAAACATTTGCACAGCTATCTGAAGTCGAGATGCATTTTACTTCTTATCCTGATACGAACAGCATTGCTATTATTATTCAGCATATTGCTGGTAATATTGAAATCAAGATTCATTGA
- a CDS encoding DUF1572 family protein: MKSRFIDFFTTDGEKPDRDRDREFEELHLTKIELLKIWEDGRSILFELLDNLSEEDLLKTVHIRTEPYTVLGALNRQINHYGYHTGQIVQLGKMIRKSNWQ, encoded by the coding sequence TTGAAATCAAGATTCATTGATTTTTTTACTACGGATGGAGAAAAACCTGATCGCGACAGGGATAGAGAATTTGAAGAATTACACTTAACTAAAATTGAGCTGCTGAAAATTTGGGAAGACGGGAGGTCAATTTTATTTGAACTGTTGGATAATCTTTCGGAAGAAGATTTGCTAAAAACTGTTCATATCCGAACCGAACCGTATACAGTTTTAGGAGCTTTGAACAGACAAATAAATCATTACGGATACCATACAGGGCAAATTGTACAGCTAGGCAAAATGATTAGAAAGAGTAACTGGCAATAG
- a CDS encoding outer membrane beta-barrel protein produces MKKLSTLLILLLAVTITVKAQTQRGNLLIGAQLANIGGVFQSGSSSFTFGITPMVGFFIQDNLAVGPNVSFDYTHANDENFFTWSVGAFGRKYFDDPSIEFSKRSTWFLEANAGIQGVNAAGDNTNGLGLGFGPGLAYFITPNIGLEGLLKYDLTLGFGSSTTTNQVSLNVGFQIYLHKDKAKNIIEEEKKSQ; encoded by the coding sequence ATGAAAAAGCTCTCTACACTTTTGATTTTGCTATTAGCAGTAACGATTACTGTTAAAGCACAAACCCAACGGGGCAATTTGCTCATTGGGGCTCAGCTGGCCAATATTGGCGGCGTATTCCAAAGCGGTAGCAGTTCATTTACATTTGGCATTACTCCTATGGTTGGTTTCTTTATTCAGGATAATCTGGCGGTTGGTCCTAATGTAAGTTTCGATTATACACATGCTAATGATGAAAACTTCTTTACCTGGAGCGTTGGCGCTTTTGGACGTAAGTATTTTGACGACCCAAGTATTGAGTTCTCTAAAAGGAGCACCTGGTTTTTAGAAGCAAATGCAGGTATTCAGGGTGTAAATGCTGCCGGAGATAATACTAATGGTTTAGGGCTAGGTTTTGGTCCAGGCCTTGCTTATTTCATTACGCCAAATATTGGCTTGGAAGGTTTATTAAAATATGATCTCACTCTTGGTTTTGGTAGCTCTACAACTACCAATCAAGTAAGTTTAAATGTGGGTTTCCAGATTTATTTACACAAAGACAAGGCTAAAAATATTATTGAAGAAGAAAAGAAAAGTCAATAA
- a CDS encoding 2'-5' RNA ligase family protein produces MNGSESLYLIALLPDATVTQEVNELKVLFAENFNTRKGQHIIPHITLQPPFGMTHEAMSQLINNLIQFSEEEQPLQIQLDGFGYFLNPRSDVIFIKPVHNPLLQRFHRHLMCFLRKNGFSVSDTSKRFNPHITIAYRDLKREETLKAWPLLENQPYLREFDVNEFYLLKHNGKTWQKYASFPLSNISLLIN; encoded by the coding sequence ATGAATGGAAGCGAAAGCCTTTATCTAATAGCACTCCTACCGGATGCTACAGTTACCCAGGAAGTAAATGAATTAAAGGTATTATTTGCTGAGAATTTTAATACCCGAAAAGGCCAGCACATAATTCCTCATATCACCTTACAGCCACCCTTTGGAATGACGCATGAAGCAATGAGCCAGTTGATTAATAATTTAATACAGTTTTCTGAAGAAGAACAGCCGTTACAAATTCAATTGGATGGTTTTGGTTATTTTCTGAATCCACGAAGTGATGTGATTTTTATAAAACCAGTACATAATCCTTTGTTACAAAGATTTCACAGGCATTTGATGTGCTTTCTACGAAAGAATGGATTTTCTGTTAGTGATACTTCGAAACGGTTTAATCCACATATTACAATTGCATACAGAGATCTAAAACGAGAAGAAACATTGAAAGCTTGGCCGCTTTTAGAAAACCAACCGTATTTAAGAGAGTTCGATGTTAATGAGTTTTATCTATTAAAACATAATGGGAAAACATGGCAAAAATATGCTTCATTTCCTTTAAGCAATATCAGTCTTTTAATTAATTAA
- the radA gene encoding DNA repair protein RadA — protein sequence MSKLKTTYFCQSCGYQSPKWLGKCPSCSAWNTFVEEIIEKPNASIPNWKAPTTTTSTQRSQKPQEINSIAYNEQQRILTNDSELNRVLGGGIVPGSLVLIGGEPGIGKSTLMLQLALNLKGHRVLYVSGEESDQQIKMRAERIEENSSKGECFILTETSTQNIFKQIEELEPRIVIIDSIQTLYSAHIESTPGSVSQVRECTAELLRFAKETATPVFLIGHITKDGMIAGPKILEHMVDTVLQFEGDRHYSYRILRAVKNRFGSASELGIYEMQGSGLREVSNPSEILLSQRDEPLSGVTVSATVEGARTMLVETQALVSHSAYGTPQRSATGYDTRRMNMLLAVLEKRGGFKLGVKDVFVNITGGIRIEDPAIDLGLVAAIISSNEDIPVSYKTCFAAEVGLSGEIRAVNRIEQRIAEAEKLGFEQIFISKYNQKALDLKRFNIEIVSVGKIEEVFNYLFG from the coding sequence GTGTCAAAGCTTAAAACCACTTATTTCTGTCAGAGTTGCGGTTATCAGTCTCCCAAATGGTTGGGTAAATGCCCATCCTGTTCCGCATGGAATACATTTGTTGAAGAGATCATTGAGAAGCCGAATGCAAGTATTCCTAATTGGAAAGCTCCCACCACTACTACAAGCACTCAACGATCGCAAAAACCACAGGAGATTAATTCTATTGCTTACAATGAGCAACAACGTATTTTAACTAACGACAGCGAACTTAACCGTGTATTAGGTGGTGGAATCGTTCCCGGATCACTTGTACTGATTGGTGGGGAGCCTGGTATTGGAAAATCTACCTTAATGCTTCAGCTGGCATTAAATCTTAAAGGACATCGTGTATTATATGTTTCTGGTGAAGAAAGTGATCAGCAAATCAAAATGCGTGCTGAAAGAATTGAAGAAAACTCTTCAAAAGGCGAATGCTTTATCCTAACGGAAACGTCTACTCAAAATATCTTTAAGCAAATTGAGGAGTTAGAGCCCCGTATTGTTATTATCGACTCCATTCAAACTTTATATTCGGCACATATTGAGTCAACTCCGGGAAGTGTTTCGCAAGTGCGTGAATGTACGGCTGAATTACTCCGGTTTGCTAAGGAAACAGCAACTCCAGTTTTTTTAATTGGCCATATTACAAAAGACGGTATGATTGCGGGTCCAAAAATATTGGAACACATGGTTGATACCGTTTTACAATTTGAAGGCGACCGACATTATTCCTATCGTATTTTACGTGCTGTAAAGAATCGTTTTGGCTCCGCCTCAGAATTGGGCATTTACGAGATGCAGGGAAGCGGACTTCGTGAGGTATCCAATCCATCGGAAATATTATTATCGCAGCGTGACGAGCCTCTAAGTGGCGTTACCGTGTCAGCAACAGTTGAAGGAGCTCGTACAATGCTGGTTGAAACCCAAGCATTGGTTAGTCATTCGGCATATGGCACTCCACAGCGCTCTGCAACTGGCTATGATACCCGTCGAATGAATATGCTGCTGGCAGTTCTTGAAAAGCGAGGTGGATTTAAACTAGGTGTTAAAGATGTATTTGTAAATATTACCGGAGGAATACGAATTGAAGACCCTGCAATTGACTTGGGTTTAGTTGCAGCCATTATTTCTTCCAATGAAGACATTCCTGTTTCTTATAAAACCTGTTTTGCTGCAGAAGTTGGATTATCAGGGGAAATAAGAGCTGTAAACAGAATTGAGCAGCGAATTGCCGAAGCGGAGAAATTAGGATTTGAACAAATCTTTATTTCAAAATATAATCAAAAGGCGTTAGACTTAAAACGTTTCAATATCGAAATTGTTAGTGTTGGTAAGATTGAAGAGGTTTTCAATTACTTATTCGGATAA
- a CDS encoding AMP-dependent synthetase/ligase: MKTIIDLFEESVNRYSNNPFLWEKKEGEYVALSYMQTREQVYHLAAGLIAVGVEKNDKVAFLAEGRNAWIVGELGILYTGAVNVPLSVKLEESNDLIFRIQHSDAKYIMVSARNLPKIRAIIENLPNVKNVIVFDELDNYQSKEIHIGEINKRGEEFLAERMPEFESRFKSIKGNDYANISYTSGTTADPKGIILSHRNYTSNVEQALSLMNIPANWKTLIILPLDHCFAHVAGFYSFMASGASVATVDPGKNAMDTLKNIPVNMQEIKPNLLLSVPALAKNFKKNIESAIKQKGGITEKLFNHALKIAYAYNREGFNKGQGASIVYKPLLAFYDKILFSKVRNAFGGELSFFIGGGALLDIDLQRFFYAIGVPMFQGYGLSEATPIISSNSLKKHKLGSSGYLVKPMELKICDEQGNSLPVGQKGEIVIKGENVMMGYWKNETATADTIKNGWLHTGDLGYMDSDGFLYVLGRFKSLLIGSDGEKYSPEGIEESLVENSKFIDQVMLHNNQDAYTTALLVPNKESLKSYLRQKGLNWESEEGKKEAIKMLQAEVNEYKSQGKFAGIFPERWLPATFAILPEGFTEQNHFLNSTLKMVRGKITDHYQNRIEALYTAEGKNILNDENFRSLN, encoded by the coding sequence ATGAAAACGATCATCGATTTATTTGAAGAAAGTGTAAATAGATACAGTAATAATCCTTTTTTGTGGGAAAAGAAAGAGGGAGAGTATGTAGCACTTTCTTACATGCAAACTCGCGAGCAGGTATATCATTTGGCTGCCGGACTGATAGCTGTTGGCGTTGAAAAAAATGATAAGGTTGCGTTTCTTGCAGAGGGTCGTAATGCATGGATAGTTGGTGAACTTGGTATTTTATACACAGGTGCCGTAAATGTACCATTATCAGTAAAACTGGAAGAAAGCAATGATCTGATCTTCCGTATTCAGCATTCTGATGCGAAGTACATTATGGTGTCGGCGCGTAATCTCCCTAAAATCCGCGCCATCATCGAGAACTTACCTAATGTTAAAAATGTAATTGTTTTTGATGAGCTTGATAATTATCAATCCAAGGAAATTCATATAGGAGAAATAAATAAACGTGGTGAAGAATTTCTTGCAGAACGAATGCCTGAATTTGAATCGCGCTTCAAATCGATTAAGGGAAATGACTATGCAAATATCAGCTATACGTCAGGGACAACGGCAGACCCAAAGGGAATCATTCTTTCTCATAGAAATTATACTTCCAATGTTGAGCAGGCACTAAGCCTGATGAATATTCCTGCTAACTGGAAAACGCTGATTATCCTTCCTTTAGATCATTGTTTTGCACACGTGGCAGGTTTTTACAGTTTTATGGCTTCGGGTGCAAGCGTGGCGACTGTTGATCCGGGTAAGAACGCGATGGATACGCTTAAGAATATCCCTGTGAATATGCAGGAAATTAAGCCGAATTTGTTGTTGAGCGTTCCGGCATTGGCCAAAAATTTTAAAAAGAATATTGAAAGTGCAATTAAGCAGAAGGGCGGAATAACCGAAAAATTGTTTAATCACGCTTTAAAAATTGCTTACGCTTATAACCGTGAAGGTTTCAACAAAGGACAAGGAGCTAGTATTGTGTACAAGCCTTTGTTGGCATTTTATGATAAGATTTTGTTCTCGAAAGTGCGTAACGCATTTGGTGGAGAATTAAGTTTCTTTATCGGAGGAGGTGCTTTGCTTGATATCGATTTACAGCGCTTTTTCTACGCTATAGGCGTGCCAATGTTTCAGGGTTATGGGTTGTCGGAAGCTACGCCGATCATTTCTTCTAACTCGCTTAAGAAGCATAAACTAGGCTCTTCTGGTTATCTAGTTAAGCCAATGGAGTTAAAAATATGTGATGAGCAAGGTAATTCCCTTCCTGTCGGACAAAAAGGAGAGATTGTTATCAAAGGTGAAAATGTAATGATGGGTTATTGGAAGAATGAAACAGCCACTGCTGATACAATTAAAAATGGATGGCTTCATACCGGCGACTTGGGCTATATGGATAGCGATGGCTTTTTATATGTATTAGGCAGGTTTAAAAGTTTGCTGATTGGAAGTGACGGAGAAAAATATAGTCCGGAAGGTATTGAGGAATCGTTGGTTGAAAACTCAAAGTTTATTGATCAGGTGATGTTGCATAATAATCAGGATGCCTATACAACAGCCTTGCTTGTGCCCAATAAGGAATCGTTAAAATCATATTTGCGTCAAAAAGGGCTGAATTGGGAATCAGAAGAAGGTAAAAAAGAAGCAATTAAAATGCTACAGGCCGAAGTAAACGAATATAAAAGTCAGGGTAAATTTGCCGGAATATTTCCGGAGCGATGGTTGCCGGCCACTTTTGCTATTTTACCGGAAGGCTTTACAGAGCAGAATCACTTCCTTAACAGTACACTTAAAATGGTGAGGGGTAAAATAACCGATCATTATCAAAATCGTATAGAGGCTTTATATACAGCCGAAGGGAAGAATATCCTGAATGATGAGAACTTCAGATCGTTAAATTAA
- a CDS encoding pyridoxamine 5'-phosphate oxidase family protein — protein MTVDFLYEFISKNKYAVLSTVTVDGLPESAVVGIAITTDLRIIFDTLSTSRKYQNLINNPSIAFVIGWDGEQTIQYEGTAKIPDEKELEELLQIYFNVFPDGKDRKENWKDIAYFSVSPRWIRYSDFNVPVTIEEIRF, from the coding sequence ATGACAGTTGATTTTTTATACGAATTCATCTCAAAAAACAAGTACGCAGTTTTATCGACTGTAACAGTTGATGGTTTGCCTGAATCAGCAGTGGTTGGCATTGCTATTACAACAGACCTCAGAATTATTTTCGACACATTAAGTACATCCAGAAAATATCAGAATTTGATCAATAACCCTTCAATTGCATTTGTAATTGGTTGGGACGGTGAGCAGACGATTCAATATGAGGGTACTGCCAAAATTCCTGACGAAAAAGAACTTGAAGAACTACTTCAAATTTATTTTAACGTTTTCCCTGACGGCAAGGACCGGAAGGAAAACTGGAAAGATATCGCCTATTTTTCCGTTTCACCTAGATGGATTCGTTATTCAGATTTTAATGTTCCGGTTACGATTGAAGAGATTAGATTTTGA
- the carB gene encoding carbamoyl-phosphate synthase large subunit produces the protein MPRNESIKSVLIIGSGPIIIGQACEFDYSGSQAALSLKEEGISVSIINSNPATIMTDKVIADHVYLLPLNCESIEQILQEQKIDAVLPTMGGQTALNLAKEAEERGIWAKYGVKVIGVDVAAIEKTENREEFRQLMIDIGVGVAPSKIANSFLEGKEAAQEIGFPLVIRPSYTLGGSGGGFVHKKEDFDSALNRGLQASPTHEVLVEKAVIGWKEYELELLRDSNDNVIIICSIENFDPMGIHTGDSITVAPAMTLSDRCYQDMRNQAIKMMRAIGTFAGGCNVQFSVSPDDESIIAIEINPRVSRSSALASKATGYPIAKIAAKLAIGYNLDEIENQITKTTSAYFEPSLDYVIVKVPRFNFQKFKGANKELGLQMKSVGEVMAIGRSFTEALQKACQSLEISRNGLGADGKQLKDLDKIMDSLEHPSWDRLFHIKDALALGVPVSSVQKATKIDRWFLMQIQDLVHLELEIKRYSLANLPKDLLITAKQKGYSDLQLAYLLGVDEDAIYYKRKELGIRRVYKMVDTCAAEFPAQTPYYYSTYEGENESIPSDKKKIIVLGSGPNRIGQGIEFDYSCVHGLLAAKEAGYESIMVNCNPETVSTDFNMADKLYFEPVFWEHVREIIDLEKPEGVIVQLGGQTALKMAELLHKNNIKIIGTTFPDMDVAEDRGRFSDLLKDLDIPYPRYGVAHSADEAIKVASEVGYPVLVRPSYVLGGQGMEIVINDEELERAVVKLLRHMPDNKILIDHFLDRAEESESDSICDGEDVHIVGLMEHIEPAGIHSGDSSAVLPPFSLSENVQNKMKEYTIKLAKALNVRGLLNIQFAIKDENVYVIEANPRASRTVPFIAKAYDVPYINIATKVMLGVNKLKDFTIEEKLKGYAIKEPVFSFDKFPEVNKELGPEMKSTGEAIRFIKDLEDPYFRHLVKEKSMYLSK, from the coding sequence ATGCCAAGAAACGAAAGTATCAAATCAGTCCTCATCATCGGTTCTGGCCCAATTATTATCGGCCAGGCATGTGAATTCGATTATTCAGGCTCTCAAGCAGCTTTATCGTTAAAAGAAGAAGGTATTTCGGTTTCGATTATTAATTCGAATCCGGCTACCATTATGACCGATAAGGTTATTGCTGATCATGTGTACCTGCTGCCGCTTAATTGTGAGAGTATCGAACAGATTTTGCAAGAACAAAAAATTGACGCTGTGTTACCTACCATGGGTGGACAAACCGCGCTTAACCTTGCAAAAGAGGCTGAAGAACGTGGAATTTGGGCTAAATACGGTGTTAAAGTTATCGGTGTGGATGTTGCCGCAATCGAGAAAACAGAAAACCGTGAAGAGTTCCGCCAATTAATGATTGATATTGGAGTGGGAGTAGCCCCTTCAAAAATTGCTAACTCTTTCCTTGAAGGTAAAGAGGCAGCTCAGGAAATCGGTTTTCCACTAGTAATACGTCCTTCTTATACGCTTGGTGGTTCAGGTGGTGGTTTCGTCCATAAAAAAGAGGATTTTGACTCAGCGTTAAATCGTGGTTTACAAGCTTCTCCAACTCATGAAGTGTTGGTAGAGAAAGCGGTAATAGGCTGGAAAGAATACGAATTAGAGTTACTTCGCGACAGCAATGATAACGTGATCATTATCTGTTCGATCGAAAACTTCGACCCAATGGGTATCCATACCGGAGACTCAATTACTGTTGCTCCGGCAATGACACTGTCAGACCGTTGCTACCAGGATATGCGTAACCAGGCAATCAAAATGATGCGTGCTATCGGAACGTTCGCTGGTGGCTGTAACGTACAGTTCTCAGTAAGTCCTGACGATGAGTCGATCATCGCGATTGAAATTAACCCTCGTGTATCTCGTTCATCGGCATTAGCTTCTAAAGCAACTGGTTATCCAATTGCTAAAATTGCCGCTAAATTGGCAATTGGTTACAATTTGGATGAGATCGAAAATCAAATTACAAAAACTACTTCTGCATACTTTGAACCATCACTTGACTATGTGATCGTTAAAGTCCCACGTTTCAATTTTCAGAAATTCAAAGGTGCAAATAAAGAGTTAGGCTTACAGATGAAGTCGGTAGGTGAGGTAATGGCAATTGGTCGCAGCTTTACCGAAGCACTTCAAAAAGCTTGTCAGTCATTAGAGATCAGTCGTAACGGTTTAGGTGCTGATGGAAAACAACTGAAAGATCTTGACAAGATTATGGATAGCCTTGAGCATCCAAGTTGGGATCGTTTGTTCCACATTAAAGATGCATTAGCGTTAGGCGTTCCAGTTTCATCGGTACAAAAAGCAACCAAAATAGATCGTTGGTTCTTGATGCAGATTCAGGATCTGGTTCATTTAGAGTTAGAAATCAAGCGCTATTCATTAGCGAATCTTCCAAAAGATTTGTTAATCACTGCCAAACAAAAAGGGTACTCTGATTTACAGTTAGCGTATTTGTTAGGAGTTGATGAAGATGCTATTTACTATAAACGTAAAGAATTAGGTATCCGCAGAGTTTACAAAATGGTAGACACCTGTGCTGCTGAGTTCCCGGCGCAAACGCCATATTACTATTCTACTTACGAAGGAGAGAATGAATCAATTCCTTCTGATAAGAAAAAGATCATTGTGTTAGGCTCTGGTCCAAACCGTATCGGACAAGGTATTGAGTTCGATTATTCTTGTGTTCATGGTTTATTGGCTGCAAAAGAAGCAGGGTATGAATCAATCATGGTTAACTGTAACCCTGAAACTGTTTCTACCGACTTTAACATGGCTGATAAGTTATACTTTGAACCAGTTTTCTGGGAGCACGTTCGTGAGATCATCGACTTAGAGAAGCCAGAAGGTGTAATTGTTCAGTTAGGTGGTCAAACGGCCTTAAAAATGGCTGAGTTGTTACATAAAAACAACATTAAGATCATCGGAACTACATTCCCTGATATGGACGTTGCTGAAGATCGCGGTCGTTTCTCTGACTTGTTAAAAGATCTTGATATTCCTTATCCGAGATATGGAGTTGCACACTCTGCTGACGAAGCAATTAAAGTTGCAAGTGAAGTTGGCTATCCTGTATTGGTTCGTCCTAGTTATGTATTAGGCGGACAAGGTATGGAGATCGTAATCAATGATGAAGAATTAGAACGCGCTGTAGTAAAATTATTGCGCCATATGCCGGATAACAAAATCCTGATCGACCACTTCCTTGATCGTGCTGAAGAATCTGAGTCAGATTCAATCTGTGATGGGGAAGATGTGCACATTGTTGGTTTGATGGAACATATTGAGCCTGCAGGTATTCACTCTGGTGATTCAAGCGCAGTATTGCCTCCGTTCAGTTTATCTGAAAACGTTCAGAATAAGATGAAAGAGTACACCATTAAGCTTGCAAAAGCGCTGAATGTAAGAGGTTTGTTAAATATTCAGTTCGCAATTAAAGATGAGAATGTATATGTAATTGAGGCAAATCCTCGTGCTTCACGTACAGTTCCGTTCATTGCGAAAGCATATGATGTTCCTTATATCAACATTGCAACTAAAGTGATGCTGGGAGTTAATAAATTAAAGGACTTTACAATTGAAGAGAAGTTAAAAGGTTACGCAATTAAAGAGCCGGTATTCTCATTCGATAAATTCCCTGAGGTGAATAAAGAACTAGGACCTGAAATGAAATCTACTGGTGAAGCAATTCGCTTTATCAAAGATCTGGAAGATCCTTATTTCCGTCATCTTGTAAAAGAAAAATCAATGTATCTTTCTAAATAA
- a CDS encoding M13 family metallopeptidase, giving the protein MNINKSKLLLISGLAIATISCNKQNASQKKDFVKENIDTTAKPGVDFFQYANGGWTKLNPIPSAYSRWGIGNLVNDEIYDKLRKINEDAAKAKEAEGSNSQKIGDFWHTGMDTVGIEKQGIQPIKADIDRIAAIKDINGVLNEIAYQHTLGDSPLFSMYVYQDTKNSEVMALYLNQGGIGLPDRDYYFNKDGRTAAIRQDYQQKHLVNMFKLSGFDESTANKAAENTYKIEESLAKASRKLEDLRDPYKNYNKLSVSDLNKLTPSINWNDLLTKMKIKKIDSVIVGQPEFFKQIEVSLKSIPVDSWKEYLRWNMVSSSASYLHKALDDENFRFYGTVLTGKKEQRPRWKRVLSSEEAVMGEVLGQLYVKEYYSEKTKKRYEDLVEAIRDAYKERIKKLDWMSEPTKQKALAKLASMTKKVGYPDKWKDLSSLNIDRSSYLANIKRGSEFWYKYNVDKLGKPVDRNEWEMTPQTYNAYYNPSNNEIVLPAAIFLVPGWNDENIDDAVVYGYAAASTIGHEITHGFDDQGSQFDEKGNLKKWWTPEDETKFKERCQMIIKQFNDYKVLDSLHVNGDATQGENIADLGGILLGWDAFVKTEQYKKGKKINGLTPAQRYFLGYAMGWLGHQRDENLANQIMTDVHAPANLRVNGPFANIPAFYEAFGIKQGDAMWRPDSLRVKIW; this is encoded by the coding sequence ATGAATATCAACAAAAGCAAATTATTACTAATCAGTGGGCTTGCTATTGCTACAATCTCCTGTAACAAGCAAAATGCTTCACAAAAAAAAGATTTTGTTAAAGAAAATATTGACACAACAGCCAAACCAGGTGTTGACTTCTTTCAATACGCTAACGGAGGCTGGACCAAATTAAACCCGATCCCTTCGGCTTATAGCCGTTGGGGAATTGGCAACCTGGTAAATGATGAGATTTATGATAAACTCAGAAAGATCAACGAAGATGCTGCAAAAGCAAAAGAAGCTGAAGGTAGTAATAGCCAAAAGATCGGAGATTTCTGGCACACAGGAATGGATACTGTCGGCATTGAGAAACAAGGCATTCAACCAATAAAAGCTGATATTGATCGTATTGCTGCGATTAAAGATATTAACGGAGTATTAAACGAGATTGCTTACCAGCATACATTAGGTGATAGTCCGTTATTCTCGATGTATGTATACCAGGATACTAAAAATAGTGAGGTAATGGCTCTTTATTTAAATCAAGGCGGTATAGGCTTACCAGACCGGGATTATTATTTCAATAAAGACGGACGTACAGCGGCAATCCGCCAGGATTACCAACAGAAGCATTTGGTCAACATGTTCAAACTTTCAGGATTTGATGAATCAACCGCAAACAAAGCTGCTGAAAATACCTACAAAATTGAAGAATCGCTGGCAAAAGCATCCCGTAAACTTGAAGATCTTCGTGATCCTTATAAAAACTATAACAAATTATCAGTTAGCGATCTAAACAAGTTAACGCCGTCAATCAACTGGAATGACCTGTTAACCAAAATGAAGATTAAGAAAATCGATTCTGTGATAGTTGGCCAACCTGAATTCTTTAAGCAAATTGAAGTAAGCTTAAAATCTATTCCTGTTGATAGTTGGAAAGAATACCTACGCTGGAACATGGTAAGCTCAAGCGCATCTTACCTTCACAAAGCATTGGATGATGAAAACTTCCGTTTCTATGGAACGGTTCTTACGGGTAAAAAAGAACAGCGTCCACGCTGGAAACGTGTGTTGAGTTCTGAAGAAGCTGTTATGGGCGAAGTACTAGGACAGCTTTACGTGAAAGAATATTACTCTGAAAAAACCAAGAAACGTTACGAAGATTTGGTTGAAGCTATTCGCGATGCTTACAAAGAGCGTATTAAAAAACTGGATTGGATGAGCGAACCAACCAAGCAGAAAGCCTTAGCTAAACTTGCGAGTATGACCAAAAAAGTTGGATATCCGGATAAATGGAAAGACCTTTCAAGCTTAAATATTGATCGTTCATCATACCTTGCCAACATAAAACGCGGTAGTGAGTTTTGGTATAAATACAACGTAGATAAATTAGGAAAGCCGGTTGACCGTAATGAATGGGAAATGACGCCTCAAACTTACAATGCTTATTACAACCCATCTAACAACGAAATCGTATTACCTGCAGCAATTTTCCTGGTACCGGGCTGGAATGATGAAAATATTGATGACGCAGTTGTTTATGGCTATGCCGCTGCATCAACTATCGGACATGAAATTACCCATGGATTTGACGATCAGGGTAGCCAGTTTGATGAAAAAGGTAACTTAAAAAAATGGTGGACTCCTGAAGATGAGACTAAATTTAAAGAACGTTGCCAAATGATCATCAAGCAGTTTAATGATTACAAGGTCTTAGATAGCTTACATGTAAACGGGGATGCTACTCAAGGTGAAAACATTGCCGACTTAGGTGGTATTTTACTTGGCTGGGACGCCTTCGTAAAAACTGAACAGTATAAGAAAGGTAAAAAAATCAACGGACTTACCCCGGCTCAACGATATTTCTTAGGCTATGCAATGGGTTGGTTAGGTCATCAACGTGATGAAAACCTTGCCAATCAAATCATGACCGATGTTCATGCGCCAGCTAATCTTCGCGTTAATGGACCATTTGCTAACATCCCGGCATTTTACGAAGCTTTCGGTATTAAACAAGGCGATGCCATGTGGAGACCAGATAGCTTAAGAGTGAAAATCTGGTAA